A region of Kribbella sp. NBC_01245 DNA encodes the following proteins:
- a CDS encoding COX15/CtaA family protein has translation MTTETTARETEPVTGIWKYIPEPSLDVVRRWGWASVIANIGIVITGGLVRLTGSGLGCPTWPRCTDESYVPHGELGIHGAIEFGNRMLGFVVAVIAIGTWLAVMRYRPRRTDLRRLATAAALGVPLQALIGGITVRTQLNPWTVSAHFLISMVMITITVAMVRRSRTSPYPHTPPVVRALATVCVAAVWTTVVLGTLVTGSGPHAGDPDAGRTGFDEEIISQLHADAVFLLLGVSVALVIATRITATSRTLRQMAAWLLAMELIQGTVGFVQYFTGLPILAVILHMAFAAILIALVTAVYGERGTPAT, from the coding sequence GTGACCACGGAGACAACGGCTCGTGAGACGGAGCCTGTGACCGGCATTTGGAAGTACATCCCAGAGCCGAGCCTGGACGTGGTCCGCCGGTGGGGCTGGGCCTCGGTCATCGCCAATATCGGCATCGTCATCACCGGCGGCCTGGTCCGCCTGACCGGTTCGGGCCTCGGCTGCCCGACCTGGCCCCGCTGCACCGACGAGTCGTACGTCCCGCATGGCGAGCTCGGTATCCACGGCGCGATCGAGTTCGGCAACCGGATGCTCGGTTTCGTGGTCGCGGTGATCGCCATCGGGACGTGGCTCGCGGTCATGCGCTACCGCCCGCGCCGGACGGATCTGCGCCGCCTCGCGACGGCCGCGGCTCTCGGCGTACCGCTGCAAGCGCTCATCGGTGGCATCACCGTGCGGACTCAGTTGAACCCGTGGACGGTGTCAGCGCATTTCCTGATCTCGATGGTGATGATCACGATCACGGTCGCGATGGTGCGCCGGTCGCGCACGAGTCCTTATCCGCACACGCCGCCGGTCGTCCGCGCGCTCGCGACGGTTTGCGTCGCGGCCGTCTGGACGACCGTCGTACTCGGCACCCTCGTCACCGGGAGCGGGCCGCACGCGGGTGATCCGGATGCCGGGCGTACTGGGTTTGATGAGGAGATCATCAGCCAGCTCCACGCGGACGCCGTCTTCCTGCTGCTCGGCGTCTCGGTGGCGTTGGTGATCGCGACGCGTATCACCGCAACCTCGCGGACTTTGCGTCAGATGGCGGCCTGGCTGCTCGCGATGGAACTCATCCAGGGCACGGTCGGTTTCGTCCAGTACTTCACGGGTTTGCCGATCCTCGCGGTCATCCTGCACATGGCCTTCGCGGCAATCCTGATCGCACTGGTAACGGCCGTCTACGGCGAACGCGGCACCCCTGCTACCTGA
- a CDS encoding ScyD/ScyE family protein produces the protein MTFALTVGGPPGTGAATLYRIRPGKSPVKIKDIAKYQQGDPDPYNIEGVVEESNPYGLAALRDGSVLVADAAGNDLLRVWPSGYTKTVARIKPRVVPVPAGLPPNGPDGSPLPPAGTLIPSEGVATSVTVGSDGHYYVGELRGFPATPGKSQVWRIKPNSYGAVCDPASPYKGKCQRYADGFTSIVDLGAGSHHRIFVVQLAKVSWFQWELGGSPVGSLYQLFRGRHHRGGFRHELVPGQLVLPGGVAVSKFGQVYTSGPIFGPGAISRVSRG, from the coding sequence GTGACGTTCGCGCTGACTGTGGGCGGGCCGCCGGGGACGGGTGCTGCCACGCTGTACCGGATCCGTCCGGGCAAATCGCCGGTGAAGATCAAGGACATCGCGAAATACCAGCAGGGCGATCCGGATCCGTACAACATCGAGGGCGTGGTCGAGGAGTCCAACCCGTACGGTTTGGCCGCGCTGCGCGACGGGTCTGTGCTGGTGGCGGATGCCGCGGGCAACGACCTGCTGCGGGTTTGGCCGAGTGGTTATACGAAGACGGTGGCGCGGATCAAGCCCCGCGTCGTACCGGTGCCGGCGGGGTTGCCGCCGAACGGTCCGGATGGCAGTCCGCTTCCGCCGGCCGGGACGCTCATCCCGTCAGAGGGTGTCGCGACGTCGGTCACGGTCGGTTCCGACGGTCATTACTACGTCGGCGAGTTGCGGGGATTCCCTGCCACGCCAGGCAAATCCCAGGTCTGGCGGATCAAGCCGAACTCGTACGGCGCGGTGTGTGATCCGGCCAGCCCATACAAGGGGAAGTGCCAGCGGTACGCCGACGGGTTCACGTCGATCGTCGACCTCGGTGCCGGGTCGCACCACCGCATCTTCGTGGTCCAACTCGCCAAGGTGAGCTGGTTCCAGTGGGAGCTGGGTGGTTCGCCGGTCGGCAGTCTGTACCAGCTCTTCCGAGGCCGTCACCACCGCGGTGGCTTCCGCCACGAACTGGTACCGGGCCAACTGGTGTTGCCAGGTGGAGTTGCCGTGAGCAAGTTCGGACAGGTGTACACGAGTGGGCCGATCTTCGGTCCAGGCGCGATCTCCCGGGTCTCACGGGGCTGA
- a CDS encoding sigma-70 family RNA polymerase sigma factor, translated as MISVDSDDAPTDSDLIGRVRDGDAACYAELYRRHSRAARAYASRLTPRVDPDDLVAESFVQVFDLLRRNAGPSTAFRAYLFTTIRNLHVRRSKRDKRLVVTDDEYTLDQPVQFNDVVEANFERSIAANAFRSLPDRWQLVLWQLDVERRGAAEIGADLGLSANGVSALAVRAREGLRQAYLREHLDHVQDRECRSVIDGLASYVRQNASKRSQGRIETHLPTCPRCDRAHRDIREVNSSIAALILPVLLATGWATTKLVPAAAAAGSSGAPSHLAAVDGARGIVGTVKGMAGVKAAVSAGAMGFTAVSLALIGLGPGGDAQAAVLPDLSAPRTVVSAPPASKPKPGSVTPSTEAKEQAKPVVVQTKAATDRPSGVVVRPSKPTPEPVKPSTNVKRPTEQAAKTKVDTDNDSHVVVPRPKPTETSDPDTQAEDRVVTPGVKKPEISTEVTVPTPAPADAVEVGSASLAQRGKSPVFDLTLRLRLADELSGASIVVHLPLGARSHPSSDWQCVGGVCRTEIGSAAPTSLKLTFKADRSGPVEVSGSVIGIKDGVRLDSVPFVAHADSKNAVTVDR; from the coding sequence TTGATTTCAGTAGACAGTGACGACGCGCCGACGGACAGTGACCTGATCGGGCGCGTTCGGGACGGGGATGCGGCGTGTTACGCCGAGCTCTACCGGCGGCACAGTCGCGCGGCGCGTGCCTACGCATCGAGGCTCACGCCGCGCGTGGACCCGGACGACTTGGTCGCCGAGTCGTTCGTGCAGGTGTTCGACCTGCTTCGGCGCAATGCCGGGCCGTCGACGGCGTTTCGCGCCTACCTGTTCACGACGATCAGGAACCTGCACGTCCGGAGGTCCAAACGCGACAAGCGCCTGGTCGTGACCGACGACGAGTACACGCTGGACCAGCCGGTTCAGTTCAACGACGTCGTCGAGGCCAACTTCGAGCGGTCGATCGCCGCCAACGCCTTTCGTTCATTGCCGGATCGCTGGCAGTTGGTGTTGTGGCAGCTCGATGTCGAGCGGCGCGGAGCGGCGGAGATCGGCGCGGACCTCGGACTTTCCGCGAACGGGGTCTCGGCGCTGGCCGTCCGCGCCCGGGAGGGCCTGCGACAGGCCTATCTGCGTGAGCATCTCGACCACGTTCAGGATCGCGAATGCCGCTCGGTCATCGACGGCCTCGCTTCGTATGTGCGCCAGAACGCCTCCAAGCGCAGCCAGGGCCGGATCGAGACGCATCTGCCGACGTGCCCCCGATGCGACCGGGCGCATCGCGACATCCGCGAGGTCAACTCCAGCATCGCGGCACTCATCCTGCCGGTGCTCTTGGCGACCGGCTGGGCGACGACGAAGCTCGTACCCGCGGCCGCTGCGGCGGGCTCCAGCGGTGCGCCGAGCCACCTGGCGGCCGTCGACGGGGCGCGCGGCATTGTCGGCACGGTGAAGGGCATGGCCGGTGTCAAGGCGGCGGTCAGCGCCGGCGCGATGGGATTCACGGCGGTGTCCCTGGCGCTCATCGGGCTGGGGCCGGGCGGAGATGCGCAAGCGGCCGTCCTCCCGGACCTGAGTGCTCCGCGCACAGTCGTGTCGGCACCGCCGGCATCGAAGCCGAAGCCCGGATCGGTGACACCGTCGACAGAGGCCAAGGAGCAGGCTAAGCCGGTGGTGGTCCAGACCAAGGCGGCCACGGACAGACCCTCGGGGGTCGTCGTCCGGCCTTCGAAACCTACGCCGGAGCCGGTGAAACCTTCGACGAATGTCAAGCGTCCGACTGAGCAGGCGGCCAAAACGAAGGTTGACACTGACAACGACTCACACGTCGTTGTCCCGCGGCCGAAACCGACCGAGACTTCCGATCCGGATACTCAGGCGGAGGATCGCGTCGTTACGCCAGGCGTGAAGAAGCCGGAGATCAGCACGGAGGTCACCGTGCCGACGCCGGCTCCGGCCGACGCGGTGGAAGTCGGGTCCGCATCGCTGGCTCAGCGTGGCAAGTCACCCGTGTTCGACCTGACGCTGCGGCTACGCCTTGCCGATGAGCTCAGCGGGGCCTCGATCGTCGTGCATTTACCATTGGGTGCCCGTTCGCATCCGTCGTCCGACTGGCAGTGCGTGGGCGGAGTCTGTCGCACCGAGATCGGTTCGGCGGCGCCGACGTCTCTGAAGTTGACGTTCAAGGCCGATCGATCCGGGCCCGTCGAGGTATCGGGCAGTGTAATCGGCATCAAGGACGGCGTGCGGCTCGACAGCGTGCCCTTCGTGGCTCACGCCGACTCAAAAAACGCCGTCACGGTTGACCGGTAA
- a CDS encoding glycosyltransferase family 2 protein, with product MAHWPSVTAVVPTHQRPQMLRAAIRSILGQDYPGRLDVLVVHDKEAIDDELGAEFGDRVKAIANTRTPGLCGARNTGILASAGELIAFCDDDDSWLPSKLTRQVERLRLAPESVLASTAMTVNFLGVASDRLAGRDTISHQDLLVSRMAMLHSSSFLVRREWMVGGQLLNEDLPGSMGEDWDILLRASRQAPVAHVDEPLVRIHWGSTSFFARDWRTRLTANTWFLKSYPELRESRRGTARLQGQNAFFAAANGDRRAALTWIARTVRSRAVEPRAWLAVPVLVAPRLGNSVMGALHRRGRGI from the coding sequence ATGGCCCACTGGCCGTCCGTGACCGCCGTTGTCCCAACCCACCAACGACCGCAGATGCTGCGAGCTGCCATCCGTTCGATCCTCGGACAGGACTACCCGGGCCGCCTCGACGTACTGGTCGTTCACGACAAGGAAGCGATCGACGACGAGCTGGGTGCGGAGTTCGGCGACCGGGTGAAGGCGATCGCGAACACCCGTACGCCCGGGCTGTGCGGGGCGCGGAACACCGGGATCCTGGCCTCGGCCGGCGAACTCATCGCGTTCTGCGACGATGACGACAGCTGGCTGCCGAGCAAGCTCACGCGGCAGGTCGAACGGCTACGCCTCGCCCCCGAATCCGTGCTCGCCAGCACCGCGATGACCGTCAACTTCCTCGGCGTCGCGAGCGATCGGCTCGCCGGACGGGACACGATCAGCCACCAAGACCTGCTGGTGTCGCGGATGGCGATGTTGCACTCGTCGTCCTTCCTCGTTCGACGCGAGTGGATGGTCGGCGGGCAGCTGTTGAATGAGGACCTGCCCGGCAGCATGGGCGAGGACTGGGACATCCTGCTCCGAGCGTCCCGCCAGGCTCCGGTCGCCCATGTCGACGAGCCGCTGGTTCGCATCCACTGGGGATCCACCTCGTTCTTCGCCCGGGACTGGCGCACGCGGCTGACCGCCAACACCTGGTTCCTCAAGAGCTACCCGGAGCTGCGGGAGAGCCGCCGCGGAACTGCGCGGCTCCAGGGCCAGAACGCCTTCTTCGCGGCGGCAAATGGGGACAGACGCGCCGCGCTCACCTGGATCGCGCGCACCGTGCGGTCGCGAGCCGTCGAGCCACGCGCCTGGCTTGCCGTCCCCGTTCTGGTGGCGCCGCGTCTCGGCAACTCGGTGATGGGCGCCCTGCACCGCCGCGGACGGGGGATCTGA
- a CDS encoding glycosyltransferase, whose translation MRVMLVCSTGGHLTELLHWAQRISPTPTERIWVTHDRANAHDIAMRDPAATVRFVRPIEPKQAFTAATVVPRALRLIRREKPDLIVSTGAAIAVPFAIAARALGTPLHYIESATRILGPSLTGRIVSRLSPGSCWSQLPERDQASTAASWQNWRQCGSYFDMFNSSDAPTPEPLRRVVVALGTQSNFGFRAAVEAVTAILKEVSPSPHVMWQIGSTDVSGLPVQNPQTHIPEDRLIAAMQQADVVITHAGVGLASLSLLAGKTPVLLPRRSGRGEHTDDHQVQLADFLAARSLAVVREAPALTLADLERAQRRSVRTVPPGRLPRIDLDPRREPPTDTADTTTRRKAQAPRTAHATTRPAIDRSLDQHP comes from the coding sequence ATGCGCGTCATGCTTGTTTGCAGCACCGGCGGGCACCTCACGGAGCTGCTGCACTGGGCGCAGCGCATCTCGCCAACGCCCACCGAACGAATCTGGGTCACCCATGATCGGGCGAACGCGCACGACATCGCCATGCGCGACCCGGCGGCGACGGTGAGGTTCGTGCGCCCGATCGAACCGAAACAGGCCTTCACGGCCGCTACGGTCGTACCGCGCGCGCTCCGTCTCATCCGCCGGGAGAAGCCCGACCTGATCGTCAGCACCGGTGCGGCGATCGCGGTCCCCTTCGCGATCGCGGCCCGCGCTCTGGGAACACCACTGCACTATATCGAGTCCGCGACCCGGATCCTTGGCCCCAGCCTGACCGGCCGAATCGTCAGTCGGCTGTCCCCGGGATCATGCTGGTCGCAACTCCCCGAGCGGGACCAGGCCTCGACCGCCGCCTCCTGGCAGAACTGGCGCCAGTGCGGCAGCTACTTCGATATGTTCAACAGCTCGGACGCACCCACACCAGAGCCGCTCCGAAGGGTCGTCGTCGCACTCGGCACCCAGTCCAATTTCGGCTTCCGCGCCGCGGTCGAGGCCGTCACCGCGATTCTCAAGGAGGTCAGTCCCTCACCCCACGTGATGTGGCAGATCGGCAGCACGGATGTGTCCGGACTGCCGGTCCAGAACCCCCAAACCCATATACCCGAGGACCGGTTGATCGCGGCCATGCAGCAGGCGGACGTCGTGATCACGCACGCCGGCGTTGGCCTGGCATCCCTCAGCCTCCTGGCCGGCAAGACACCCGTGCTGCTCCCCCGCCGCAGCGGTCGAGGCGAGCACACCGACGATCACCAAGTGCAACTGGCCGACTTTCTGGCCGCACGTTCCCTTGCCGTGGTCCGCGAGGCCCCGGCCCTCACACTCGCCGATCTCGAGCGCGCCCAGCGACGGTCCGTCCGGACCGTACCGCCGGGCCGACTCCCCCGGATCGACCTCGATCCCCGGCGCGAGCCACCCACAGACACCGCCGACACCACGACACGCCGCAAGGCTCAAGCCCCAAGGACAGCCCATGCCACCACCCGTCCAGCGATCGACCGCAGCCTCGACCAGCACCCGTAG
- a CDS encoding right-handed parallel beta-helix repeat-containing protein, whose protein sequence is MPPPVQRSTAASTSTRRDLLRKLGLASLGGATLAGCSSAEADQSPSTPTASSPARSTASPGSSSASPRATSAPPSTASTSKTGAPTGAPTEAPTEGGIDTATGPATIVTTGSELEAAVAAKVAAIHLGAGEYVVNTTLVLAPSTMLSGVGQASRIRASGSFNRSRPVIAIGNNVGPAAGVTIRDLVVDCDSKALIGIAIEGIAAHDYQGELDSMCRLDNLWVYDSVGDGVLYAGRDSRSVISTRVRVRRAGRHGFHIRNSDSWWIGCEATTRTPTGGTAGFFINAGASNFFEACKAWYCRDFGWRVSGVRNKFIGCEAQDTRLHGWNIEWDRNVFTGCVADSAGMYDVGGKPNTADGFYVATAGAATSLVGCQSFDRRPNGTKPQQRFGFNVTRAFGASGRLVAPTGYDNTGGLIRQR, encoded by the coding sequence ATGCCACCACCCGTCCAGCGATCGACCGCAGCCTCGACCAGCACCCGTAGGGATCTGCTACGCAAGCTCGGTCTGGCGAGTCTCGGCGGCGCCACGCTGGCCGGATGCTCCTCGGCGGAGGCGGACCAGTCTCCCTCGACGCCTACTGCCAGTTCGCCTGCTCGCTCGACTGCATCGCCGGGATCGTCGTCCGCATCCCCGCGTGCGACATCCGCCCCGCCGTCGACCGCGAGTACGTCCAAAACCGGCGCACCGACTGGCGCACCGACCGAAGCACCGACCGAAGGGGGGATCGACACCGCGACAGGCCCGGCGACGATCGTGACGACGGGGAGCGAGCTCGAGGCGGCCGTCGCCGCCAAGGTCGCCGCGATCCACCTCGGCGCGGGCGAGTATGTCGTCAACACCACACTTGTTCTCGCACCCAGCACAATGCTCTCCGGCGTCGGCCAGGCCAGCCGGATCCGGGCAAGCGGCAGCTTCAACAGGTCGCGTCCAGTGATTGCCATCGGCAACAACGTCGGACCGGCGGCAGGCGTGACCATTCGTGACCTCGTCGTGGACTGCGACAGCAAGGCTCTCATCGGCATCGCGATCGAAGGCATCGCCGCGCACGACTATCAGGGCGAGCTCGACTCGATGTGCCGCCTCGACAACCTGTGGGTGTACGACTCCGTGGGCGACGGCGTCCTGTACGCCGGCCGCGACTCCCGCTCCGTCATCTCCACCCGCGTGCGGGTTCGACGCGCGGGCCGCCATGGATTCCACATCCGGAACAGCGACAGCTGGTGGATCGGCTGCGAGGCCACCACCCGTACGCCGACTGGCGGCACGGCCGGGTTCTTCATCAACGCAGGCGCAAGCAACTTCTTCGAGGCGTGCAAGGCGTGGTACTGCCGGGACTTCGGCTGGCGCGTCAGCGGCGTACGCAACAAGTTCATCGGTTGTGAGGCCCAGGACACCCGACTGCACGGCTGGAACATCGAATGGGACCGAAACGTCTTCACGGGATGCGTTGCCGACTCAGCCGGCATGTACGACGTCGGGGGGAAGCCGAACACAGCCGACGGCTTCTATGTTGCCACCGCAGGTGCCGCGACGTCGCTCGTCGGCTGCCAGTCGTTCGACCGCCGGCCGAACGGGACCAAGCCACAGCAGCGCTTCGGCTTCAACGTGACGCGTGCCTTCGGCGCGAGCGGCCGGCTCGTCGCCCCCACCGGTTACGACAACACCGGCGGCCTCATTCGTCAACGCTAG
- a CDS encoding lipopolysaccharide biosynthesis protein: protein MSRRGLGINGLVSLAGGGLNAATNIVLAALLGHHLAVEGAGEFFKLVAVFVIVANILELGADTGLVRFTSAAVAGHRRNELNALVSVALGPVCAVGVTSAAVVCLTAPGIADLLGLGLGGTTLIRVMAVCSVIAALTMVLLGAARGLSSALSYTVIQNVLLPLSRLILIAVVLRVGGGLNNVMVAWLTPLFVTFALTVVLVVRLLRRHSVVGSGDESGAIRRGVRGQFWRFSSARGVAAAVEILLEWVDVLIVAALLSTREAGVYAVVTRCARAGELVQQAVRLALGARLSSALSQRYVDEVARINRSVSALMVLGAWPCYMFAACFAPIILSLFGPGFETGAPALAVLCLGMGLATAAGSAQTILLMGGRSSHQLANKSAMLALNVALNLILVPRVGITGAAIAWAACILLDTLLIVWQVRGLGVIAVPRELLRPATLSIALSAVLCSTLAVIVGPGGADWLGSDGETARRALVLLVVLLVYAGATIACYWLARGWLGVRTIFKLPHSAGFRHRLAER, encoded by the coding sequence ATGAGCCGCCGGGGTCTCGGCATCAACGGCCTCGTGTCCCTTGCGGGTGGAGGTCTGAACGCCGCGACCAACATCGTGCTCGCGGCGCTGCTCGGCCATCACCTCGCCGTGGAAGGAGCCGGCGAATTCTTCAAGCTCGTCGCGGTGTTCGTGATCGTCGCCAACATCCTCGAGCTCGGCGCTGACACCGGCCTGGTGCGGTTTACCTCAGCTGCCGTCGCCGGTCATCGGCGAAACGAGTTGAACGCCCTCGTCAGCGTCGCGCTCGGGCCGGTGTGCGCCGTCGGCGTCACCAGCGCAGCGGTCGTTTGCCTGACGGCACCGGGCATCGCCGATCTGCTCGGCCTTGGCCTCGGCGGCACCACCCTGATCCGCGTGATGGCGGTCTGCAGCGTCATTGCTGCGCTGACGATGGTGTTGCTCGGCGCGGCGCGTGGCTTGAGCAGCGCCTTGTCCTACACCGTCATCCAGAACGTCCTCCTCCCGCTGTCCCGGTTGATCCTGATCGCCGTCGTGCTCCGCGTCGGCGGTGGGCTGAACAACGTGATGGTGGCCTGGTTGACGCCCTTGTTCGTGACGTTCGCCCTGACGGTCGTCCTCGTGGTCCGCTTGCTACGACGTCACTCGGTCGTCGGCTCCGGCGACGAATCCGGGGCGATACGTCGCGGCGTACGGGGACAGTTCTGGCGGTTCTCGAGTGCTCGCGGCGTCGCCGCGGCGGTCGAGATCCTGCTGGAGTGGGTCGACGTGCTCATCGTGGCTGCTCTGCTCAGCACCAGGGAGGCCGGGGTGTACGCCGTGGTGACGCGGTGCGCTCGAGCGGGCGAGCTCGTCCAGCAGGCTGTGCGTCTCGCCCTCGGAGCGCGGCTGAGCAGTGCGCTGTCCCAGCGGTACGTCGACGAGGTAGCGCGGATCAACCGATCCGTCTCCGCGCTAATGGTGCTCGGTGCTTGGCCGTGCTACATGTTCGCCGCCTGTTTCGCGCCGATCATCTTGTCGCTCTTCGGTCCTGGGTTCGAAACCGGCGCTCCGGCGCTGGCGGTGCTCTGCCTCGGGATGGGGCTTGCAACCGCCGCCGGGAGCGCGCAGACGATCCTGTTGATGGGTGGGCGGAGTAGCCACCAGCTCGCCAACAAGTCGGCGATGCTCGCACTGAACGTTGCCCTGAACCTCATCCTCGTGCCGAGAGTGGGCATCACGGGCGCAGCCATTGCGTGGGCGGCCTGCATCCTGCTCGACACGTTGCTGATCGTGTGGCAGGTGCGCGGACTCGGCGTCATCGCCGTGCCACGGGAACTGCTGCGGCCGGCCACGCTGTCGATCGCGCTCAGCGCGGTCCTGTGCTCGACGCTGGCCGTGATCGTCGGCCCCGGCGGTGCAGACTGGCTCGGGTCTGACGGCGAGACTGCACGCCGCGCGCTCGTCCTCCTCGTGGTGCTGCTGGTGTATGCGGGAGCCACGATTGCGTGCTATTGGCTCGCACGAGGTTGGCTCGGGGTGCGGACGATCTTTAAACTGCCTCATTCGGCCGGGTTTCGGCACCGGCTAGCAGAGCGCTGA
- a CDS encoding CDP-alcohol phosphatidyltransferase family protein: MTNTIADAYGQLRRAQKSAGGVSPYLRYVNRPLGRLAAAVAARFGWTPNLVTAASAVLSVAGLAAIATVQTTPALAAIAATALFAGYVLDSADGQLARLTGTGGPAGEWVDHVVDGGRHVGLHLAVAIALSRFWNAESPALLMPLAFALVSGTRFFALNLAEQLQRGARSTPRPVPAAGWRSAIQLPADSGLLNFVFLLLPWPRVFLTAYGCLLAANTLLLVMSLRRRYVELAQLGSGEAR, from the coding sequence ATGACGAACACCATCGCCGACGCGTACGGGCAGCTCCGCCGCGCGCAGAAGTCAGCCGGTGGCGTTTCGCCGTACCTGCGATATGTCAACCGGCCACTCGGAAGGCTTGCCGCAGCGGTGGCCGCCCGGTTCGGCTGGACCCCGAACCTGGTCACCGCTGCGAGCGCGGTGCTATCCGTCGCAGGCCTGGCCGCGATCGCGACAGTGCAGACGACGCCGGCTCTCGCCGCGATCGCCGCGACGGCGCTGTTCGCGGGGTATGTGCTCGACTCCGCGGACGGTCAACTCGCTCGGTTGACCGGCACCGGCGGCCCGGCGGGGGAGTGGGTCGACCACGTCGTCGACGGCGGCCGGCACGTCGGCCTGCACCTCGCCGTCGCGATCGCGCTCAGCCGGTTCTGGAATGCGGAATCACCCGCGCTCTTGATGCCGCTGGCATTCGCGCTGGTATCCGGAACCCGCTTCTTCGCTCTGAACCTCGCGGAGCAACTGCAGCGCGGGGCCCGTTCGACGCCTCGACCGGTGCCGGCCGCGGGTTGGAGGTCTGCGATCCAGCTTCCCGCGGACTCCGGGCTGTTGAACTTCGTGTTCTTGCTCTTGCCATGGCCGCGTGTGTTCCTGACCGCCTACGGCTGCCTGCTCGCCGCGAACACGCTGCTGCTCGTCATGTCGCTGCGGCGTCGGTACGTCGAGTTGGCACAGCTCGGCTCGGGAGAGGCCCGATGA